TACGCCAGCACACGCGTCTGTCCTCAAAATAGATTACGTATACGCCCGAGACACTGGCGATCCTGCGTAAGCTCTGTGGACGCGCGAACGGCGGATAAGCTTTAAGCGAAATATCTTTGCCTCGCTCGCATTCACTCATTTCACTCTCACCGCTGTCTGAAAGGAACGACAAGAAAGCTAATGCGAAGGCTCGCAGAAGATTGAACCCGCGCACGAGCCACAAGATTGAACCCGCACTGTAGCACATCACAGATTGGCACGGAAATGGCGTTTCCGCTTCGGGTTGCGTGTGCGCTGGATACGATGTGGGCGACGTGCTGACGCCCGAAGTGAAACGGGGGGCCGCGGACGAAGGGCTTAGTATTTACGAGACGCCTCCAAATGCAAGGACGTATGCGGCCACCGAGTGACGTGTCAGTCACGAACTGTAATCCGACTCAGTCGCAGGCGTTttagaaacagaaaaaaagagtTGATCGTAGCGCTTGTCCTCGTCTGTTAATTCCATGTGTCTTTGCCAATTTATTCGCGCTTTTCCAGTCAACATgtcagaccaactagcccaacagttaGGCCTTCTGTAGAAACACCTATAGTCACTGCCCGAGTGCAGCAATATCGACGATCACACTGCAAGGTGTACACGAGCTTGAAGATATTTGATTCACGGCATCTGCATGGGAGCGATCGAGCTCGCCGCCCCCTGAGGTTCCAGCAACCGCGCAGTTGCTTCGGTGCTCGTGCAGTTTGGCATTTCAAGGGACTGCATGTATAACTTCGGTAAGATGTTGTAACGAGAGTCTGTCAGCCTGGATGTGGGATGTGCCACAGCCGGCTGTAAATCGCTGCTGCATGTTTTACATTGCCAGTGttcagtagagagagagagagagagagggaaggggggggaggTTATGTAGGCTTTGTACAGTTTGCTACCCTCCACGCGGGTAAAGGGAGGTCGGAGTGAAAGAGAGGACACGAGAGTTCAAATTAAGTACGTGCACTGGATGATTCCCAGCGGCTGATCGTCGGTTACCAAAGGCGCGAACAAGTCGCAAACATCACTGCGTTCCATTTCCAGGTTTGTCTGCACTTGTCACGGTGGCTTAGTTCAGATCTCTCCAAAGTCGTAGGAATACTACAACGAATACTCCTAAACCAGCCAAATAGAGATTACACATCCCGTTTTGATCAGTTGTTTCatgttcgcgtttcaatttatgCGCTGATGGTACTACCGATGGTACTACTGTATGCCGCGAACTATGCCGTGCAGCCGGTGCTGCACGGCACATGGTTCGTGAGATGAGGCATTTCTGGTCAGCCAACTAGAAAAGAGAACCCAGTAGGAGCAGCTTTTCCAATGTCCGCCTCTGATTGGCCTTCGCCTGCCTCCGCGCGACGCCGTCCGGAAGACACAGCCGGTGTGGAGTACGCGCTTGCTAGCGCGCGCCGGCCGGCTGATCCGGTTCATAATGCGCGCAGACCACTGAGGAAGCGCGAAatggcatcgctacaaaatcgcggcccagaccGGCAATGGCCGCACGTAATTCGGTACAAGCGAGCGTGTTTTCTGGTGGAATCAAAGATAGAGCGGAACTCTCGCAGCGGAAAAGGGACACCGCCACGCCAAGAATGCGTCGTCGATAGGTTCCATGTGCATGAAGCAGAGGAACCAGATCGCTGCTTTGTTGACATCCTCGTGATGTTCTTTTCGTGATGTCTCGCAGGGCAGCGTTGTATGGCGTTTTGTTGCTGTGCAACGAGGTCGAAGGTTCGGATCCCGACCTCGGTGGTTGGATTGTAAAGGGGGcggaatacaaaaacgctcgtctGCCGTGCATTATGTGCACGTTATAACAGAGAACTCCAGCTGGTAGGCATTATTCCAGAGTCGTCCTCCCATTCCTTATTCTCTTGATACATGCTGCCACAAGCATAAAAATTGGCACATATGTATGTGCCCGATAGTATGGTGCGCGAGGCCTACTTGAGAAGTAATAGCATCAGAAGGCACCGGCGAACAATTTCCGTGATGATAGATGAAGTGGTTTTAATTTTTCTGGGCTGCAAAGTTTAAAAAGTACCACGTGGACTAGGCACTTGCATGCAGCGACATTAGTACCCTCAAACTTACTACCAATGAATGATTAATGCTGCATGCATACCAAAGGCATGAAGGCGCAAGCAGTTATGATAGGCAATAGCCACACCAGTCATCTCTGATAGGTTGCCATTCGCCGCCAAAATCTTCTTGCCCTTTACAGTGTTCGTCAACCTTCAACAGCAAGACTGCTGACAGAGCTTCAAGAATTTTCATGCATTACGTATAGCACTTCACCTGGCTCCATTTTCCTCATTGTTTCAACAGACATGAATTATTCTTAATTACCCTTGCTCATAGTTAAAAATACTTTGAGTTCCTCACGAGGACAGTGAACACTACTGAGTTGGTTTCATTCTTGTAATGCACATGTAGAATTTTCAAAGCTTGGTGTGaattagctgaaacaccctgtataatgcagTCAGGCATTTGCTTAACTTTGCAGCAGCATCTGTAGACAACTGCACTGTACTGTGGCTGTTGtctgaataaaaaaaatcagctCAGTTCATCGACTTCGCGCTTATTGTTCATTCTCACTATGGCCTTGTAGTCATGCATCTGTTTCAGCACATGCCAGAATGCATTTTCTGTTACAATGAATTTCAGCTTAGTGCAGCCAGTCTTGCTGTTGACAAATGGAGTTCTCAATGGCAGCATTATTTCCAGATTTCTCGCAACGGTCAGCTTTGTGAGCATGGACGACACACCGGCATGCACAACTGGAACGGAGGCTGCTGCTGCAGAAGAGTCAGCCAAGAGGCAAGGGGGCACACGGTATGTGCATGAAGCAGAACAAATTGCTCAAAAGTGACCGTGGTATTTACTACATTGCTTTTTGTAGCATGTGGTGCTCCCCTTTAAGGGATTGATAGTGAGTACTGGAATCTAGTTCAGGCAAATTATTTTGCTCTACTTATGGCTTAGCACAGAAAGTTACGACTGCGCAAATGGCCTATTTGGCTACATAGCAAGAACAACATAACCCAGTGATTTGTACTATGCATTATGCACAAAATCTGTCCAGAAATTTAATGAGACAATATAGCACTGTGTAGTCTCAAGGTTTAGTGATTTTGCTTGTAAACTTCATTGCCTACTTAGTTATGCAGTGAGGGTCATCACCAATACTGGGGCTACCAAACCATTACAGACATTGTCTGCTGCTCAGTGATTTGAATTTAACATGCATACAGTTTTCTCAGCTGCCTGTACCCATCTGGCTTATTTGGTGTATGGTAATTTTTTCTCTGTGAAGGGTATTCAAGAAGAGCTCACCAAATGGCAAGATTACGATGTACTTGGGAAAGAGGGACTTTGTGGACCACATCACCAGCGTTGATCCAATAGGTGAGTGCCCGTGGCACTTTGAGCTGCAGTAAATAACCTCAATGCAGGTTTTGTATTTGTTTGAATAATTCACACCTTTTGCTGTATAAAACAGCCTTGCAACGACCATCATCATTTTGAGATACTCATACTGCCTGCAGCAGTACTTGTTCTACAAATGTAGACACTGCACTTCAGAGGTGCTACTTTGGGACTGAGGACTTTGGAAAATTTTGCCTTGACTCATTGTGCCAGGCCCTTGTACTAAGTTCACACAATGGCCATATCCTGTACCAATTATTCTGCCGACTGTTAAATCAGTGGAGAAGTCATTTTGACTCAGCCATTTCACATCCTCAAACGCAGCGCTGGAGAAGGTACTGACAATGCCACTTGCATTTCAGATGGCGTAGTCCTGATTGACCCAGACTACGTGAAGGAACGAAAGGTATTTGGACACGTACTGGCAGCCTTCCGGTATGGCCGTGAGGACTTGGATGTGCTGGGACTGACGTTCCGCAAGGACCTCTACCTGGCCTCAGAGCAGATCTACCCACCTCTAGCAGAGACTGCAGGACGACCACTGACACGGCTGCAGGAGCGACTACTGCGCAAGCTGGGCCCCAATGCGTACCCCTTCTACTTTGAGCTGCCGCCACACTGTCCTGCTTCAGTAACCCTTCAGCCCGCTCCGGGGGACACAGGCAAGCCCTGCGGAGTCGACTATGAGCTCAAGGGCTATGTTGCAGACAGCCCCGAAGACAAGCCTCATAAGCGGTGAGCAGAGCTTGCATCAACGCCATGCCACCGTTCCACCAAGCATGCCATAACAATAACTGTGGCATTCTGCTTGTAATTCTAGGTGTGGATAATTGAGTGCCAGCTACAATCAAATGTGAAGCACAAAATTCACACTGTGTACCAAAATTTGACTACATGAAGGTGATACACGAACAGTTTATCTGGCACAAGGGTATTTTGTAGCTGAGGCTATGTGATGCCCAGCATGCAGCATATAATCTTTGTGCATGATGCCTTACTAATGATTGCACTGCTATTCATGGATCTATGTGACTGCACTCTGAATTCTTATTATGATGATTAAGATCAATGAGCTAAACATAATATATGGGTTCTTTCTTTTATGCTAGAAATAAGGGGGAACAAAAATCGACAGGTCTCTAAGGGTAGTGCACTTTCAATTTGTCATTGTGAGAGAAACACAACTTTGGCACaaggttacttttttttttgttctaaatTTGGTAGTATGCTGGTGCAGGAACTCTGTGCGCTTGGCCATCCGCAAGATCATGTATGCACCCAGCCGGCAAGGAGAGCAACCCAGCGTGGAGGTGAGCAAGGAGTTTGTCATGTCACCCAACAAGCTGCACCTGGAGGCCTCCCTCGACAAGGAGCTCTACCATCACGGGGAGGACATTGCTGTCAATGTTCACATTGCAAACAACTCCAACCGCACTGTGAAGAAGGTCAAGGTCTCTGGTACGTTTCACATTCATTCCCCAGCAGGCGTCGGACAGTTCCACGTGTTCATTCCTCACATAGCTATAATATACCTAAGCTACGTATGCACCATGGTGAAAATGGCCCCTTTCAGCATAGCATCCGAGGTGTTGAGACAGTGTCATAACTCACTGCAGTCACTTGGTGGCTGTGATGTTGTGTGGCTGAGCATGAGAACACAAGTTCATCTCCCAGCATTCCAATGGGGGTCGAACGCAAAGACATACATCTACCGTGATTTGGGTACACGttgaagaatcccaggtggcaaagttaatccggagccctctgcTACGGCATATCTCATAACCCACTGCTCAGTTTTGGGACTTTAAACATCAGTCTAATTTCAACATCATACACATTCAGCTACATGCCTTCATAAAAAGGGTACCTACAGGTGCATTGCTGATATAGCTCTCATAGTCGAGCAACCAAAACCTTCTGTGGTATACTTGCATGATGCAACGCCCTGCATGATGCCTCATCACAGTGAAAAGAGTATGTCGACAGCACCATGCTATTTTTACCTTGTTCTGCCACACACAACACATTGAACATGTATGTTTGAACTCTTGAGAGGTTTGATTTTCACTACAAAGTTGCTGTCTGATGCTTTTAAAACATGCGAATTGCCCCAGCAATTGGAGCATTAGCTGAAGCACTAAGGATgaggcaaagaaaaaagaaagacaacagtttattccccccccccccccatcttatCCTTGGTGCTGCAAGTTACCGTGCGAACATGAAACTTGCCCTTCAGTATGTCACCATCAGATCCTCACATTCGTCAATGCGAACAACATGAAGCATTGACAGGGTTTGCAGGTTGTTTGCCTTCTAGGGTAAATTGCTGGAGAGTGTTCAGGCCCTCACACCCCTGTCAGTGCACTTTCTTGCACACCATCTTGTGTAAAACGAACACTTCATTGAAAAAATGCCCACCTACAAATTGCTTGCACAGATTGTTTTTCCCAAAGGCACTTTTGCACATTTGCCAATCGACAAGTTCTGAAACTGACATTGACGAAAATGATCATGTCAAAATACACCCAACGTCTCTTAATGTAAAATGTGAAGGCGACTAAAGTGGATTACAACCagactccattttttttttttttttttaagaacaaGAATCTCGTGGCTGCGCTCCAtcaagaacaatttttttttcttttccccccaATGAACATGTCAACTGTCAGTGCAGTGCAGCTAACATGAATCGGGGGTGTGGACTTTATTGCTGTGAGCCTGTGTTTGTGATCAGAAAGCTTGAATGAAGGCCATTCCAAGTAGATTAGGTGGCATCAATGTAAAATGCCTGGATGATGAGCCTCTTGTAGCTTGGAAGCCATGTGCATGTGATACAGAGAGAAGATGCATTCCATTAGTGTTCTGTAGCCTTGCAAGTCATGCAGATTGACAAAACAGCTTGAAAAGCAGCAGGTAAAAGGCTGTTGCTCTTCTTTCTGCTGCAGTGCGCCAGTTTGCGGACATCTGCCTCTTTTCAACGGCACAGTACAAGTGCACAGTGGCCGAAATCGACTCCGAGTGAGCATTCTCTTTGTTCTTGCACAAGGAATCAATGATGCATGTGTCTTGTCATTTCCtcaccatccccccccccccccccttttttttttgcactgttcaCGCCACAACAAAAACAGTGTCTTGCCATGCCCCTTTTCCCACTTCCTTCAACATAGTAGTGCACAAAGGAATTATGGCGCTAGTCCAATATAAAGCCATGATACCATAATTAATTACATCTAATTCTGCTCAGTTCTTGCCATCCATTACTTCGGACTAGTCGATTTTGATATAACATATAGGTTGGAACCAATGAGGAAGCGTGAAAAGGAATGGAATGGTATTGGAATCCAATCATTACATTTTTCCAGCTGTGACACGTTAATGAAAGTAAAATTCCATGTGCCAATGTCCCTCTGACATTGAAGCTGCACCTACAGCCATTCTTCCAGCTGTAAACTAAAGGTATTTATTTAAGATAAGCTTGTAGATTATGCTTCTACAGTACTAAATGCACGAATTTTACAATGTGGAAGCTTGATATGCCAGAGAAACAGGTGGTAACAGCACTTTGAAAATTCTGTGGACACTCCCAGTGCATTACAGACTGTGACAACATTCGGCCATAATTAGTTAGTGTTAAAAGAGAATTAcgttattgcaaaaaaaaaaaaaaaatgtggcagtaTGGAATAAATTTGTATAGGCTGTTTCTGCAGAAAAACACCTAAACATGTTAAAAGCTGTGAAGTAATTTGACCCTAAATTGATGTCATATGTGGTATAAAATTCAAAAGTAATGTCTGGCCTTCATTTTCTCTGCTAATATGCCTAATTTATCTGCTGGACAGATGTACAGAGGCTTCTGAATTAGTATCTGAGGACAGTGCCTGTTATGAGCCTCAACTCAAGACACTTGTGTTTGGAAGAATATTATATTACCAGCCTAGCCATCCAGGGCAATGACAGGCATTTACCATTTTGCAGTGCTGGAGACACACGCTCTTCTGGCTATGGCAGTCGCCATTGGGAGCCTCATGTGCGACAGCGTGTTTCCGTGCTATCAGCAAGCGCTTGCCAGAGTGTGGTTACGAAACTGCTGTGCCCATAAGCTTTTAAAGGAAAGCTTTCTTTTCAAAGTTAGGCAAGTTTTGATGCTGCTGAGGTCAGACTGTGAGACGAGATGGAATGTTGAGAGGAAGTTTTGTGGAAGGGGGAAGGTGTATGTAGGCACGGCGCTGAGTGATTGGTTGCATCACTGATGTCATTCCCGCCGCAGTGGATGCACACCTGCGCTCTGTCACAGCAGAACAGACACACCTCAGTGCCGTGCATTGCTGCGTCAGTGCGGTTGGCACATTCTGTAACACTACTGAGATGTCTCCAAATGGAGCAGGCCCATTGATCACCGACGAGTGAGGCAGCATGTAGAGCTGCTTTAGCCAGAAGACAAGAGCCTCGACAATGGCGAGATGACCAAGACAGTCGAACAATGAGAACCTTCACTCACTTCGACAATTATCTTCAATGGCTTCTGCATAATTTTGTGGAAAGTTGTATACCATAATGCTACTTGCTTTCTATAAAGTGTTTCCTTTTCCTTGAGCGCACCCTTCTAGAAGTTTTCTGTCCCCGACCCTCCTCTTCACGTGCAGTAGCATATGCACATAAGTGATCATGCACATAAGTGGCAAAATATGCCACACCAGTAAAAGAaatcctctctctcttttcccagGGAGGGGTGTCCAGTGAGTCCGGGCTTTACACTTTCCAAGGTGTACTACCTGCGGCCCCTGCTTGCTAACAACAAAGACAAGCGGGGTCTGGCGTTGGATGGGCAGCTGAAGCATGAAGATACCAACCTTGCTTCATCCACCATGTGAGCTCATTTTTGTTTCTTGAAATCAAAAACAGCCACTGCATCCTTTGTAAAATGTTGTCCTCCCCAAGATTTTTTCTCGTAAGCTTTGTGTAGGTATGTGTACAGGAATGACATGCATAAATATTATGTTCCAGGACAGTGCCTACATGTGTGTGGATTTGAAATTTTGAGGAAACTGCCAATTCAAAGATCTCGCAAACATGTTAATTTATCACAGCAGAAAAAGGTTTCCAGCAAAAAGCACTGTCAAGGACAGAAAGGGACGATGACACACACTGGACTGGCAGCTCATTTGCTAGCCCAGTATGTGTCGTCCTTTTCTGTCCTGGTCAGTGCTTTCTGCTGAAAACCAGTTCGTGCTATGTGCAGCCAACAAGCTGAGGCAAACACTATTCTGTAATTTATCACATTTACATGTGCACAACTTTTCCGCTACCCACAGTGCCACAAGCGGATGCTGGTAGAATGTGGATTCAAATATTGAAGGCATGCTGCTCAGTCGGAGAAAAATAGGTAAACTTGTCAAATGTGCGGACAAGGAACATGTGTCACATGTGTAGTTATGTACAAGAATAGGAGATaccgaggggctcaattttttGTTGGGTACAGCCACACGAAGCGGACATTTCATttctcctatgctttccttggcatcaTTTGATTTTCAATAATGTACATAGTTAGAACTTTATACTAAAActctcgtctttcttttttatgtcAAACTGACACCAGTTTTGCAATACGTGTTTGTAGCACAATCCAAACTGGTTGCACtgaaaattgtgtgcagaatcaCAGACCCAGCACAGAAAGAGAACCTTGGCATCATCGTGCAGTACAAGGTCAAGGTGAAGCTCTGCCTGGGGCCACTTGGAGGGTCAGTTTTTACATTTTGTCTTTTCCTATTGCTTGTAAAGTTCTGGTGAAGGTTAGAGATTTACTTGAACAAAAGTGTGGTAGGTCAGTTTTATAAGGGCAACCTAAGTAACTTTCAAGCTCTTTCATTATCTCGTTAGGTCAGACAAAAATTAAATTTCGTGACATTTTGATCAGAAAGTACCATGCTTTATGACACTCAGGTTTACAATGTCAGCATTTTATCATTAACATATTTAATGGAACTAGTAGAGCGAGAACAAAGTGCAGCAGGTAGTCTGTGTCTCAACATAGGAGATAACAGAATGAGTACACGTTGCCTGTTCCTCATTGGTGCAAATAGTGGTTATAATAGCTGCAAAATGTCACAAGTGAGATTCCCCGCACCCCAATTGTCACGAATGAGGTAGTGAGCTTTCGCTTGGAGCACTGAGAAGAGGCCCACAAGAAATACTTGCGCATTGCTTGTGCTTGAAGCATGAGACTGGCTACGCTATGTCAAATGTGTGGAAAATACAACTTCTGGATTTTTGCATAAGGTCTTCTGCAAACTTTTCATTGTCTGCCCCAGGGACCTGGTAGCTGAGCTGCCTTTCATCCTGATGCACCCGAAACCCGAAGAGTCAAGCCCGATTCGAGTTGTCAGTGAACCCAAGGCTCCAGGCCCCATACCACTGGACACCAACTTGATTGAGCTGGACACGTGCGTTTCTTGTCAGTTCTATTTTAGAGTGCAGTGTGCCAGAACAAGATATGTCTGCACAGGTGGCGACTCATAGCTGTGATACCAATGCTTTGCTAATCAAGACAGAGAG
This genomic stretch from Dermacentor silvarum isolate Dsil-2018 chromosome 2, BIME_Dsil_1.4, whole genome shotgun sequence harbors:
- the LOC119442724 gene encoding beta-arrestin-1 isoform X1, whose translation is MNGQEALFASLARFLATVSFVSMDDTPACTTGTEAAAAEESAKRQGGTRVFKKSSPNGKITMYLGKRDFVDHITSVDPIDGVVLIDPDYVKERKVFGHVLAAFRYGREDLDVLGLTFRKDLYLASEQIYPPLAETAGRPLTRLQERLLRKLGPNAYPFYFELPPHCPASVTLQPAPGDTGKPCGVDYELKGYVADSPEDKPHKRNSVRLAIRKIMYAPSRQGEQPSVEVSKEFVMSPNKLHLEASLDKELYHHGEDIAVNVHIANNSNRTVKKVKVSVRQFADICLFSTAQYKCTVAEIDSEEGCPVSPGFTLSKVYYLRPLLANNKDKRGLALDGQLKHEDTNLASSTIITDPAQKENLGIIVQYKVKVKLCLGPLGGDLVAELPFILMHPKPEESSPIRVVSEPKAPGPIPLDTNLIELDTDAAASLDDDDIIFEDFARLRLRGETDA
- the LOC119442724 gene encoding beta-arrestin-1 isoform X2, with amino-acid sequence MDDTPACTTGTEAAAAEESAKRQGGTRVFKKSSPNGKITMYLGKRDFVDHITSVDPIDGVVLIDPDYVKERKVFGHVLAAFRYGREDLDVLGLTFRKDLYLASEQIYPPLAETAGRPLTRLQERLLRKLGPNAYPFYFELPPHCPASVTLQPAPGDTGKPCGVDYELKGYVADSPEDKPHKRNSVRLAIRKIMYAPSRQGEQPSVEVSKEFVMSPNKLHLEASLDKELYHHGEDIAVNVHIANNSNRTVKKVKVSVRQFADICLFSTAQYKCTVAEIDSEEGCPVSPGFTLSKVYYLRPLLANNKDKRGLALDGQLKHEDTNLASSTIITDPAQKENLGIIVQYKVKVKLCLGPLGGDLVAELPFILMHPKPEESSPIRVVSEPKAPGPIPLDTNLIELDTDAAASLDDDDIIFEDFARLRLRGETDA